A segment of the Candidatus Eisenbacteria bacterium genome:
ACTCCATTGGCGGGTTCGAGGCTCGCGGGACCCGGCGCCCAGTGCGAGCGCGCCAGCACCAGCCCCTCGACCAGCAGCAGCCCGCCCACGATCCAGCCGGTCCAGCGGCGCAGCGCATGCGTGAGCCCGTCTTCCTCGTCGCGCTTCAGATTCAGGTACATGATCACGAACAGGAACAGCACCATGATCGCGCCGGCGTAGACCAGCACCTGCACCATCGCCACGAACTCGGCGTGGAGCAGCAGGTAGAGCGCCGCCAGCGAAACGAAGCCGAGCACCAGCCACAGCGCACTCGTGATGGGATTCTTGTTGAGAATCACCATCAGGCTGCAGCCGGTGAGCAGGAGCGCGAATGCCAGGAACAGGATCGGGATCATGAGTTGTTCCGCCAGAACACCACCAGCGCCGTGCCCACCAGATGCAGGATCGAGATCGGGAGCAGCACCTTCCAGCCGAGCGCCATGAGCTGGTCGTAGCGCAGGCGCGGAAACGTCCACCTCACCCAGATGAAGAAGAACAGCAGCACTCCGAGCTTGGCGAAGAACCACAGGAACTTGAGCGAGTCGGGCAGCCACGGCCCGTTCCAACCGCCCAGGAACAGCACCACCGCGATCGACGAAATCGCCATGACGTTCGCGAACTCGCCGAGGAAGAACAGCCCGAATTTCATGCTCGAAAACTCGGTATGGAATCCGGCGACGAGTTCCGCTTCGGCCTCCGGCAGATCGAACGGGGCGCGGTTGGTCTCGGCGAGTGCACAGATCATGAAGATGCAGAACGGGATCGGCTGGAAGAGCACGAACCAGAACGGGTCCTGCGCCTTGACGATCGTGACCAGCGAGAGCGAGCCGGTCATCAGGAGGACGCCCATCGTGGACAGTCCCATCGCCAGCTCGTACGAGATCATCTGCGCGGCCGACCGCAGCCCGCCCAGCAGAGCGTACTTGTTGTTCGAGGACCAGCCGCCGAGCGTGATCGAGTAGACGCCGAGGCTCGACATGGCGAGGAACACCAGCAGCCCCACGTTCACGTCCGTCACGATGAACGGATCGGTGGGCCCGAACGGCACCACGGCGAACGTGACGATCGCCGGAATCACCGCGAGGATCGGCGCGATCGTGAAGATCACCTTGTTCGCGCCGTCGGGCATGAACTCTTCCTTGAAGAACAGCTTGCCGACATCCGCGAATGGCTGGAACAGGCCGAGCGGCCCGACGCGATTGGGTCCGACGCGCGCCTGCATGTGGCCCGCGATCTTGCGCTCGGCGTAGATCAGATAGGACACGATGCCGAGCATGCCGTTCAGGATCACCATGACTTTGACGAACGTCCAGAACGTGAACTGGAAGTCGGGGTGATTCCAGAGGGCGAGGAGGGCTTCCATCGAACGCTACGCTCCCACCGCTGAATGGACCGCGCGCTTCACACGAACGCGCAACCCCGCGCCGCTCGGCACGCCGAGCCGATTCAGCTCGACGCCGCGATAGGCATAGGGAACGAATACGCTGCCCTTCGGCACGTCGGCATCGACCTTCGCCGGCACGGTGATCGCGCCCGCGGGGCCGGTCAGCTCGAGCGCATCGCCGTCCTTCACGCCGAGCTGCGCGGCATCGTCCGGATGGAGTGCGGCGCGCGGTTGCTTCGCGAGTCGCGGCAGCAGCGTGGTGCGGTTGCCCATGCTCCCTTCCAGGAACAGCACGCCGCCCGACAGCAGCCACAGGCCCTCGCCGTTGGCCGGCTTGCCGTCCTCGACCGGCGCGAGCCGGGTCGCATGCGTGCTTGCGGCTTCGAACGACCAGGTGGGCCCGAGCGGCAGCATCATCGCGTACATCATGCCGCCATAGCCGGGGACCAGCCGCGCGATCTCGCGGAAGATGTCTTCCGAGGTGCGATAGGTCCAGTTCGCTCCGAGCCCCTGTGCGACCGACTGAAAGATTTCCCAGTCGGGTCGTGAGCCCTTGCGCGGCGGCAGCGCGCGTACGCTCTTCTGCAGGCGGCGCTCGCAGTTGACCATCACGCCTTCCTTCTCGGCGAAGGAGGCGACCGGGAACACCACGTTTGCGAGCTTCGCGGTTTCGGACAGGAACATCTCGTTCACGATCACCAGATCGACCGCTTCGAGCGCCTTGCCGACCAGCTCGCGATTCGGCGCCGAGGCGAGCAGCTCATCGCTCGCGATCCACAACGCCTTGATCTTGCCGGCCGCGGCATCCGCGATGATGCCCTCGGCGGTGCGACCGGGCCGCGCGTTCAGCGTCGCGCCCCACGCCTTTTCGTATCCGGCGCGCGCCGCGGCGTCGCCGACCGGAACGTAGCCGGGCAGCTGGTCGTGCGTCAGTCCCATGTCGAGAGCACCCTGCGAGTTCGAATGCGGCCCGATGAACATCACGAACGAACGCTCGTTCGTGATCGCACCGACCGCCCAGCTCAGGTTCTCGACCGCCTGCAGCAACGCAACGGCCTCGGGGTGCTCGGTGAACGCACGCCCGAACAGCACGCTCTTGCGCGGCGCATCGCGCAGTCGCTTCGCCGCCGCGCGAAGCGTCGCGGCGGGAACGCCGACCTGCGCCTCGACCTTCTCGGCCGCGTAGGCCGCGAGCCCGCCCTTGAGTGCGCCGAGCTGCTGAGCGACGTCCGCAGGTGCATTTGCCGGGTCGCCGAGTTCGAGTG
Coding sequences within it:
- a CDS encoding NADH-quinone oxidoreductase subunit J, whose amino-acid sequence is MIPILFLAFALLLTGCSLMVILNKNPITSALWLVLGFVSLAALYLLLHAEFVAMVQVLVYAGAIMVLFLFVIMYLNLKRDEEDGLTHALRRWTGWIVGGLLLVEGLVLARSHWAPGPASLEPANGVWGNTAAIGRVLYSRYLFPFEITSILLLVAMVGAILIARGAAPRGDGAGE
- the nuoH gene encoding NADH-quinone oxidoreductase subunit NuoH is translated as MEALLALWNHPDFQFTFWTFVKVMVILNGMLGIVSYLIYAERKIAGHMQARVGPNRVGPLGLFQPFADVGKLFFKEEFMPDGANKVIFTIAPILAVIPAIVTFAVVPFGPTDPFIVTDVNVGLLVFLAMSSLGVYSITLGGWSSNNKYALLGGLRSAAQMISYELAMGLSTMGVLLMTGSLSLVTIVKAQDPFWFVLFQPIPFCIFMICALAETNRAPFDLPEAEAELVAGFHTEFSSMKFGLFFLGEFANVMAISSIAVVLFLGGWNGPWLPDSLKFLWFFAKLGVLLFFFIWVRWTFPRLRYDQLMALGWKVLLPISILHLVGTALVVFWRNNS